The DNA segment TAGAATCATACTGGGATGGTACCATTTTATACATTGGTGTAGAAGAGGGAAAAGCTGTTCCGGTTGATGCCATTATTGCAGTAGTAGGTAAGGAAGGCGAAGATTATAAAGCTGCACTGGCAGCAGAAGAAGGTGCTGCTCCAGTACCAGCCAAAGAGGAGAAAGCTGCTGAGCCATCATCAGAAAAACCTGCTGAAGATGGTTCTGGTACAACAGCTGGGTTATCGGAAGCTGAGCTTACTGCAAAAGGGGTTACCGTTATCCGCATGCCTTTATTAAGTGATACCATGACTGAAGGCGTGATTGCTGAATGGCATAAAAAAGTAGGTGATAAAGTAAAAGACGATGATATCCTTGCTGATGTAGAGACCGATAAGGCCACTATGGAAGTGATGGGTTATGCTACCGGAACTTTATTGCATATTGGTGTAGAAAAAGGACAGGCTGCCAAAGTAAATGGTATTATTGCCATTGTTGGCCCGGAAGGAACTGACATTAGTGGAATCCTGAGCCAGGGCGATGCGCCTGCCAAACCTGCCGCAGATGCAAAATCTGATGCGCCTGTTGCAGAAAAAGCTGTTGCTGAAGTAAAAGAAGAGACTCCTGTAGCCTCTGGTAGTGGAGAACGTTTAAAAGCATCGCCGCTGGCTAAACGGATTGCCAAAGATAAAGGTATTGATCTGGCCCAGGTTGCAGGTAGTGCTGATGGTGGCAGGATCATTAAAAAAGATATAGAAAACTTTAAACCTGCGGCAGCCCCGGCAAATACAGCATCTTCATCAGCTCCGGCTGCAGAGAAAGCCGCACCGGTTATTCCTCAATATGTAGGTGAAGAAAAATATACAGAGAAACCAGTCTCGCAAATGCGTAAGGTGATTGCCAAACGTTTGGCAGAAAGCCTGTTTACTGCCCCTCATTTTTACCTGAACATCAGTATTGATATGGACAATGCCATATCAGCCCGTACTGCAATCAATGCGGTGGCTCCCGTGAAGATTTCTTTCAATGACATTGTCATTAAAGCAGTTGCCGTTGCATTGAAACAACATCCTGCCGTTAACTCTTCATGGGGCGGAGATAAGATCCGTTTCAATGAGCATACGAACATTGGTGTGGCCATGGCTGTAGAAGATGGTTTACTGGTTCCTGTAGTTCGTTTTGCTGATGGCAAATCGTTGTCTCATATCTCTGCTGAGGTTAAGGCATATGGGCAGAAAGCAAAAGCTAAAAAACTACAACCGTCAGACTGGGAAGGTTCTACCTTTACCGTTTCTAACCTGGGTATGTTTGGTATTGATGAATTTACATCAATCATTAACTCTCCGGATGGTGCGATCCTATCTGTAGGTGCTATACAGCAGGTACCTGTGGTTAAAAACGGAGCGGTTGTTCCTGGTAACATCATGAAGCTAAGTTTAGGCTGCGATCACCGTGTGGTTGATGGGGCTACAGGTGCCGCGTTCCTGCAAACGCTTAAAGGCTTGCTGGAAGAGCCAATAAGATTATTGGTTTAAGCCAGACCCGAAAATAATAAGAAGGTTGTCTGCCCATAGTGCAGACAACCTTTTTTTATGCCCGTTTGTTTTGTACTTTTGCGCTCATGTCGAATATCAAACCCTCTTTAGCAAAAGGAACCAGAGATTTTTCTC comes from the Pedobacter heparinus DSM 2366 genome and includes:
- a CDS encoding pyruvate dehydrogenase complex dihydrolipoamide acetyltransferase; the protein is MAEIVRMPKMSDTMTEGVMAKWHKKVGDKVKSGDVMAEVETDKATMDLESYWDGTILYIGVEEGKAVPVDAIIAVVGKEGEDYKAALAAEEGAAPVPAKEEKAAEPSSEKPAEDGSGTTAGLSEAELTAKGVTVIRMPLLSDTMTEGVIAEWHKKVGDKVKDDDILADVETDKATMEVMGYATGTLLHIGVEKGQAAKVNGIIAIVGPEGTDISGILSQGDAPAKPAADAKSDAPVAEKAVAEVKEETPVASGSGERLKASPLAKRIAKDKGIDLAQVAGSADGGRIIKKDIENFKPAAAPANTASSSAPAAEKAAPVIPQYVGEEKYTEKPVSQMRKVIAKRLAESLFTAPHFYLNISIDMDNAISARTAINAVAPVKISFNDIVIKAVAVALKQHPAVNSSWGGDKIRFNEHTNIGVAMAVEDGLLVPVVRFADGKSLSHISAEVKAYGQKAKAKKLQPSDWEGSTFTVSNLGMFGIDEFTSIINSPDGAILSVGAIQQVPVVKNGAVVPGNIMKLSLGCDHRVVDGATGAAFLQTLKGLLEEPIRLLV